One window of the Crateriforma spongiae genome contains the following:
- a CDS encoding metallophosphoesterase, translating to MPQHFDIIGDIHGHADALRMLLLDLGYHPHGHGFRHPDRQALFVGDLIDRGPEIANAIRIVRTMVDAGDAVVVMGNHEFNAVAFHTAVPGTKDRWFREHSRKNQKQHQATLDQLSNSELADAVAWFRTLPVAIEQNGVRVVHAAWQDDQIDEIRRSLQTRGRFTAEFFFDAMQTGSDRHAAIEDVLKGPEIRMPPGQQIRDKSGHPRDTVRVKWYEAANGRTYRGYHLGSDDVPDIAIAPGVLKNQDGYRPDAPPVFVGHYWLTGTPTPLASNVVCTDYSVAKGGKLVAYRWDGESVLSAKKFHWVH from the coding sequence GTGCCACAGCACTTTGACATCATCGGTGACATCCATGGGCACGCCGATGCGTTGCGGATGTTGTTGCTGGATCTCGGGTATCATCCTCACGGTCATGGTTTTCGTCATCCGGATCGGCAAGCGTTGTTCGTCGGCGATTTGATTGATCGTGGACCCGAAATTGCCAATGCGATTCGAATCGTTCGCACGATGGTCGATGCCGGTGATGCGGTCGTGGTGATGGGCAATCACGAATTCAATGCCGTCGCATTTCACACGGCCGTTCCTGGCACCAAGGATCGGTGGTTCCGTGAACATTCGAGAAAGAATCAGAAGCAACACCAAGCCACATTGGACCAATTGTCCAACAGTGAATTGGCCGACGCGGTCGCATGGTTCCGGACGCTGCCCGTCGCCATCGAACAGAACGGGGTCCGAGTGGTGCATGCAGCTTGGCAAGATGACCAGATCGACGAAATTCGGCGGTCGTTGCAAACACGCGGAAGATTCACCGCGGAATTTTTCTTCGATGCCATGCAAACCGGCAGTGATCGACACGCCGCTATCGAAGACGTGTTGAAGGGACCAGAAATCAGAATGCCACCTGGACAACAGATCCGGGACAAGTCCGGGCATCCGCGAGACACGGTCCGAGTGAAATGGTACGAAGCCGCCAACGGCCGAACCTATCGTGGCTATCATCTAGGATCGGACGACGTTCCAGACATCGCCATCGCCCCGGGCGTCCTCAAAAATCAAGATGGATACCGGCCCGATGCACCGCCTGTCTTCGTGGGGCATTACTGGTTGACCGGCACGCCGACGCCGTTGGCGTCAAACGTGGTTTGCACAGATTACAGCGTGGCCAAAGGTGGAAAACTCGTGGCCTATCGATGGGACGGTGAATCCGTCTTGTCGGCAAAGAAGTTTCACTGGGTCCATTGA